The proteins below come from a single Miscanthus floridulus cultivar M001 chromosome 1, ASM1932011v1, whole genome shotgun sequence genomic window:
- the LOC136458216 gene encoding uncharacterized protein: MGDPFPAFDMNVRIEQDDNDNLPFNLNEPILEDHNNTIVLLFPFSIGIDLNLPLDEFGAVDFHYVQNLLEHAAPVEANYQRKDMTEDVRKQIYQSLLARSKNGKLGKKDTTIVADQFGVHIRTVQRLWKQGKIQLANNIPVVVASRKKGRSGRKVVPLDLERLRNIPLKQSMTIDDVSSKLGISKARIQRYLKKVLFKLFNTRMQKQLKILFQPCNRHS, encoded by the exons ATGGGTGATCCGTTCCCTGCCTTTGATATGAATGTTCGTATAGAACAAGATGACAACGACAACCTTCCCTTCAATCTCAACGAGCCAATATTAGAGGATCACAACAACACTATTGT TTTGCTGTTTCCTTTTTCAATAGGAATTGATTTGAACTTGCCACTTGATGAATTTGGTGCTGTTGACTTCCATTATGTACAAAACCTCTTAG AACATGCTGCTCCCGTTGAAGCAAACTATCAAAGAAAAGACATGACAGAAGACGTCAGAAAACAAATTTATCAATCATTGTTGGCTAGAAGCAAGAATGGGAAATTAGGCAAGAAAGATACAACAATCGTTGCTGATCAGTTTGGAGTGCACATTCGGACAGTTCAGCGCTTATGGAAGCAAGGTAAAATCCAACTTGCAAATAACATTCCGGTTGTGGTTGCTAGTCGAAAGAAGGGTAGAAGTGGTCGTAAGGTAGTCCCTCTAGATTTGGAACGATTGCGCAACATTCCTCTCAAGCAAAGTATGACCATAGATGATGTGTCTAGTAAACTTGGTATTAGCAAAGCTAGGATACAAAGATATTTGAAAAAAG TGCTATTCAAGCTATTCAATACAAGGATGCAAAAACAATTAAAGATCTTGTTCCAGCCGTGCAACAG GCATTCTTAG